The genomic segment GTACAATTACAACTGGAACACTACAAGAGATGAAGCTTTGAACTTGTATCGTCGAACTAAAAATCATCTCGTGCTAACTGAGGATTATTAATGAAAGCTTGTTTGGCTAGTGTAGAATAGCTATAATCATGTTTATTATAGTCCCTCAAGGCCTGCGTTACTGCATCTAGGCTCAAGATGCAGAAAGACTCGGCCCACCCCCATTGTGCCTAGATGCAAGCCAAGGCACAACAGTCCAACAATAAGCACCTTGGTTTCGAGCTTTGTTGCACTTTAAAGGCTCATCAAACCTTTAAAGCACATCATAAATGCAAGgatagtgtattttaaatgaaatgCAAGGTGATAATCAATCCTTTTCAACTATAGACTAGTTAATGTAAACTTTATTGTTGCGCAATAACTTGTAAGGATGATATTTAATGACGTTTTCCTAGAAATTGATACTATAGTATGTTTTCCCTAAGTGCACCCCAGTTCAATTAGGGGCGCACCTTCCCTAGATTTTGTGCCTATGACCAATGATATCCTAGCACCTTCCTCACCTCTAATAGCAATGGCTATGTGATGAAAATGTAAGATGCTATGGCTATCTCctgatgtcaaaatattttgcaaATAAGATGACTCGCCTGCTGAAACCATGGAATAATAGAATTCACAAATCTTTGCTCCAATAAGAACTTTGCCAATGTGCTTAGTAGCTCATTTCCAGTCTTTTGAGATAAATTTTCCAGAACCGGACCTGTTTTATCTAGGAGCTCAAACAAAAGGAATTTGTTCCTCGAACAAAGAGCTTCTTCATATGCAAAGTCAAGATCCCTGTCCAAGATGTAATCATTGATTACTTTCTGCGGGTTCTTCTTAGCTTCCAGTTTATTTAGTCTTGACTTGATGCAGGGACTTGAATCAAAGATATTGCTTTTCATTCGTGTTTGGCCTTCATAAATTTCTGAAGAAAAACTTGCAGGGGTGCTGCTCTTACCAAAAGAATTGTTGCTTAGCTTAGGAGTAGCATCAGCCCTTATGTCTGAGTTTTGTTTCCCATAACCATTTGATCTCCCCCTGATAAATGTGTTCTCCCATATTCCTGCATGTTTAGTTGGAGGTAATGGAGGATGCCCATTACTCTCGACAGAGGCCCTGGGGGTACTCCCAGAAAATCTGGGGGAAACAATGCTAGGACTACTTTTCACAATTTTGGTCGCCAGCACATCTGAATATCTTcctccatgaacaagttcttgtGCTATTTTGTCAACCACTAATTCAAGATTTGACACTTTCAACTGTACCACGGACATGCCATCCGTTATGGTGGTTGTAAATGCCTGAATACATAGCAGATGATTTAGATGATCACAGATTATTAAGGTTTTGAGAAAAGAATACTGTTTTAGTTCCCCCACAAGATTGATTCGGAAGGTGGGTTGACGTAGGAACAATATTAAACACGGAAACAAGCCTTTTGCACTAACTTCTACATTTCAATACTCAAATACTTGCATTCATGGCAGCACAAACTAACTACAAAATTATTTGCTCTAAATGTAAGGCATGGCGAAAGCTTATGGCTTGTTTCAGGTTCCATTTATTTACAAAGAATACTTCGGAAATCTTAATGGGATTATTGGCTAAAATATATTTCCATAAGCCATGTTTCAATTTCCAGACCAAAACATAACTCATAAAGCATAGTGAGATTGATTTAAGACGTTTAAAGTTTGATGCTTAACATTTAGATGCTTTCTTTATTAACATTATCACGcacaaggcaattttgtgtttACGAAATATCTCGATCGTTTTCCTTAATGGTAGCTGGGCATCTACTGCAACAAAAAAGCAAAAGAAACAGAGCAAGAAACCATTTAGTAATTACCTTTACCATATCCATCAAATTTGATTGCTTATTTTCAATCTCCAAAAGCTGCTTTCTGATGAGCATCAAATCTTTTTCAGTTTTTAAGCAACAACCAAGCATAATTTGCGAAGTAGATTCTGTAACCGTGGAATCTAAGCTCGTACGATCATTCATTTTCGTCAAGTATCTTTGCTCCTCGATACTAGCTTCATCATTTGCAAACCTTTGTCTAGTTCCAGTTGACTTTACCAAACAGGCATCATCAAAAGCATCACAGTGGATAGGAACAACCTTTGATTTGATGCTTTCCGTGAAAAGAGTGGACGCGGAAGAGAATTCTTGCTTGTCATCAAGTTCTACGTAATTATATCCAATATTTTTAGTACTACTAACATCCgcaaaaatattttcacatcTCTTTGTAACAGAGCTACCCTCAGATTCATCATACTGGTTCTCTGATACTGAAATATTTTGATTCTTAGGAATTGCAATTTCTATTTGCCAATCATTTGTTCCAGATTGCTGAGATTTCTCAATGTTAGTTCCTCCAGCTGTTTGGGATGATAGAGGAACTCTTTTCTTAGCCAATTCACAAGCAGATCTCATCTGTTTAATATCTTTTAGCTTTGAGCCACTGGAACTGGTAACATCACCATAGTCAGATGTGTAGGAAGTACCTAATAAGAGATCAAAAAAGTTTTACATGAGCAATTACAAATATACTAGCAACAACAAGTTAGAGAGACGCAACAGCAAGGAGATACCATTCACTTCAAACAGTAGAATTTACAAGGAGGGATGAAAAACACGAAGAAACAAGTTCATATGGGCCAATCAGAATTCCAAACCCAGAAAATAAAGTGGACCTAGATGGATCAGCTTCAGTAAGAAATGCACATAGAAAATTAACTAGCCCCTTTCTGGATTTTGCTTCCCTTTCTCCAAGTTGTAGGTTTGCGTGGACCTATAGCAGACTCACATTCATTACATAAAAAATTCTTGATCATAAAGTGAATAAACTAAGCATATGGTTCAAAATTCATTCAATTGTCACTTTGCAAATATAATGTCAATCGTAAATTAGCTACTGTTAATTCATATAAAAGAAGCTAAATAACTGTAAAAGTGTGCAATTATCGGTTTAAATCCACATAAATAATTCCACACGTGAATATTCAGCTCCAACTTATATGTGGTACCATTGAAGTACTTAGAAAGAAAATATCCCGAAAAAATTATCAAGACGCCAAGACAATCAACACAATTTTTAGAGAGTGGCCTACAATCTTTTAATGGTAATCTGTAATGAATCAAAAAACGTGGAATTGATCATAATACCTTTGACAGAAGATCCAGCTTCAGAAGGTTCGGGTGTTGTTACCAAACCAGGAAGATTTTTCCAGAGTTGCAAGGCCTGCAAAGCTGCGTCCCTTACTGGCTTCACCTATTGAGAAGAAAAAGGTATGCGAAATTACAGATTAAGTATTTTACGAAATGAAGCCactgaaatatgacatattaaataataaagcCAACCTTGTCAAAACGACATGATTCAAGACAACAGATGACAGTGTTACGAAATGTGCCCAAGGAAGACACTAAACAAGAAGCTATATCTCCTAGCGCAGAGCAGGCAGCTTTACGAGTTGCCCATTCGCTGTTCTTCATGGCTTCTTGGATGCTTGTCAGAGCAGCACTCAGTGAACTAGGCGTAGGAGCACCCCCAGCCTAGAACATTCgataagaaaataaaatgcGACTTAAGTACAAATGCATCACTACCAGACAACAATATACATCGATATTGATTTTTGGAATGTGTTGTGAGAATTTTGAGACCAATATAAGGTAGATGAGTCTCAAGATGTAAGCATCTTCTTAGAGAAAGTTAAACCATCAAAACTTTCTTAAAACTTCCTTAAATTTTCCACTGTGATCTCTTTATTAACCAATTATTGCATTTCAAATGTCCAATCTTAAAGTATCTGCGCACTGTATATTCACAACCAAGAATTGCTTGATTTGATGAAGCCATGTGAATCATTCTAAACATGTGACATGTACAGAACCCAACAAGAGTTATGTAAGTGATGCCCGAGGTTCAATATTGAAATCATTTAGGAGGTTTCCGAAGTTTTTTCCATATCGATATAAGAAACATCTCAACTTACTGGGGGCTAGTACGAGCCAAATAGCAATAATTAAAATGACACCTTTTATTCTACTTTGGAAACCCAAACAACCCAATCATATAGGTCTGAAAAATAACGGATAGGATCGACTAAAATCCCACAAAATGTAGAACATGATGATTATTGTTATAACAATAGATTTGGCAGCAGGCGAGTAAATGAGATATTCTTTAAACTGCTGATGAGCTCTTGAATATTACATACACAAATTAGAAGAATTAACTATAAACCAGAAGTGAATGCAGAAACAAAAGTATAGGGCAAATACAGGCGCCGTGGGCAGAAACAAACCAGAATCATACTCCTGTTCAACTCAATGACTGCTGGTTTTGCCATGAAATGTGGATTTTTCGTCAACTTGACTGTTCTTGCCAACATCTTCTGCAAAATCAAGGGTGGAGGATCATGAATATTCTCGATGACCCTCGACAAACACAATGCTGATCCAGATTGCACTTGCTTGTTTTGCTCACCCAGAGCTTCAAAAAGTGGCCTCACTAGCACGACAAAAATGTCATCTGTTTCAATCCTATTACCACTCAATTTGGACGCCAAGATACCCACTGTTTCTACACATACATCTCTCACAGCAGAATCGGTATCCTTTAACCTTTTAACAATGCTAGCTACCATCCTGCCAAGATGAGGTGCAACCAGAATCTCGTGAAAAGTTGCCAGTTTGCCCATTAGGCGAATGCATTCTTTACGTACAGCACATTTCTGTCCGGAATCTGTGTCCAATATGCAGGACAGGAATGGAGCAATTCCATCATGAGGCAAGCATTCAATGGTTTTCTCGAGCTCCTCGACCCCAATTAGACAAGTGTCCCTATCTGCAAGCTTGTTGAGCGCAAGAACCACTCTTTGTTTCAGCTCAAAAGCTGCTTGCTGACCGGTCATTCTGGAACTAGCTTTCCCTTTCACCAAATTTACCTGTGACTTCATCTTTATTCACCTTGCGTCTAAGGGCCCATAATAGCTCAAATTTCAACTCCGACACAAACTTATAAGCTCCCCTCTTTCATGACTTTGTGCCACCACCCTTCAGTGTTTAAAAAAACATGCCAagcaaaaaacaaaagaaaatagaaaaacgtTACgtattcaaattaagaaaaccaTCTTCAGGAATCGCAACATTTTCTAAAACTATCGATTGAAGAGTCATATTTCGCAAATCAAGAAATCGGCATTCCTGCATCATATTTatgacaaaataaaaatatgtatcaaaataaaaatcGCATGAAAACATTACTTTAAATAGCATGGATCCAAGAATCGAGCTAGAATAAGCACTAGACTATGAGCTGGAagaacacaacacacacacctCAGATGAATACAATCATCcctaaaaatgaaaatataatcATTCCCTCATCGGTCCAAGAATGCCACGAATGAAGTGAAACCTTACTTGAAAGACCAGCCATTCTGAGCTTTCACGTAAAAAAACAGCACTAGTTAAACAATGCTTCGAGAATGGAGCAGCAAAAGTAAAGTAGCATACGGATAACGAAATGTTACAGTAGTGTCCCATTCGATTCGTTCGagttcaaattcaaattttaagaCAGAATAATGAAAAGAAACATCAAAAAGAACGAATCTCAGTACGAATAAGAAGTCAAAAGCGGAGATCGAGGATATCTCACCCATACGTACGCGcagaagagagagagaaaaCAGTGTGTGTGGATTTGGGGATCTTCGAGCTTTTTTTGGCGGTTTGGGTTtccatttttgaaatttgaggAGAATCCTGGCTTTTCATATGccaatttttaatttagaattaaaataaattggCTTTTTAACTTAGAATCTGATATAgggtttatttcatcctacccATATGGAATAGGATGGATGGCCAAGATTTGCTCATGCATATAATAGGATccactttttttttgaaattgtatgtgtgtCAAGATCTTACCCGTTGAAATGAAGTGAGGGTATTGTTCACATAGGTAGGATCTCATTAACCCTGATTTAGTTGAAAGGGActcatttcttaaaaaaaaaattggcaatGAGTCTCTCAACTTATGGCTAATATGATCTTGAGTATGTCTATTGTGaaatg from the Primulina tabacum isolate GXHZ01 chromosome 16, ASM2559414v2, whole genome shotgun sequence genome contains:
- the LOC142529412 gene encoding TORTIFOLIA1-like protein 2, giving the protein MKSQVNLVKGKASSRMTGQQAAFELKQRVVLALNKLADRDTCLIGVEELEKTIECLPHDGIAPFLSCILDTDSGQKCAVRKECIRLMGKLATFHEILVAPHLGRMVASIVKRLKDTDSAVRDVCVETVGILASKLSGNRIETDDIFVVLVRPLFEALGEQNKQVQSGSALCLSRVIENIHDPPPLILQKMLARTVKLTKNPHFMAKPAVIELNRSMILAGGAPTPSSLSAALTSIQEAMKNSEWATRKAACSALGDIASCLVSSLGTFRNTVICCLESCRFDKVKPVRDAALQALQLWKNLPGLVTTPEPSEAGSSVKGTSYTSDYGDVTSSSGSKLKDIKQMRSACELAKKRVPLSSQTAGGTNIEKSQQSGTNDWQIEIAIPKNQNISVSENQYDESEGSSVTKRCENIFADVSSTKNIGYNYVELDDKQEFSSASTLFTESIKSKVVPIHCDAFDDACLVKSTGTRQRFANDEASIEEQRYLTKMNDRTSLDSTVTESTSQIMLGCCLKTEKDLMLIRKQLLEIENKQSNLMDMVKAFTTTITDGMSVVQLKVSNLELVVDKIAQELVHGGRYSDVLATKIVKSSPSIVSPRFSGSTPRASVESNGHPPLPPTKHAGIWENTFIRGRSNGYGKQNSDIRADATPKLSNNSFGKSSTPASFSSEIYEGQTRMKSNIFDSSPCIKSRLNKLEAKKNPQKVINDYILDRDLDFAYEEALCSRNKFLLFELLDKTGPVLENLSQKTGNELLSTLAKFLLEQRFVNSIIPWFQQLVDLSNIHGPTYLALSAKLKRDLIASIQESANVDGFKPAERKYFIELAKMMRHIWGNGPCQQIHSNMLKRDVVD